A portion of the Polaribacter cellanae genome contains these proteins:
- the moaC gene encoding cyclic pyranopterin monophosphate synthase MoaC → MSNFTHINKKGNPKMVNVSDKKITKRTAIAKATMFLGKEVISNFSDNELTTKKGSVFQTAIIAGIQAVKKTSELIPMCHPLLINGVDIDIKIIDSENIEVFCEVTIEGKTGVEMEALTGANITCLTIYDMCKSISKKMVIKEVKLVEKTGGKSDIKIPS, encoded by the coding sequence ATGAGTAATTTCACACACATAAACAAAAAAGGAAATCCTAAAATGGTAAATGTTTCTGATAAGAAAATTACCAAAAGAACAGCAATTGCAAAAGCAACCATGTTTTTGGGAAAAGAGGTGATTTCTAATTTTTCTGATAACGAGTTAACAACCAAAAAAGGCTCAGTTTTTCAAACGGCAATTATTGCAGGAATTCAAGCTGTTAAAAAAACATCAGAATTAATACCAATGTGTCATCCATTATTAATTAATGGCGTAGATATTGATATTAAAATTATCGATTCAGAAAATATAGAAGTGTTTTGTGAAGTTACTATCGAAGGAAAAACGGGTGTAGAAATGGAAGCGTTAACTGGCGCAAACATAACTTGCCTAACGATTTATGATATGTGTAAAAGCATCAGTAAAAAAATGGTGATTAAAGAAGTAAAATTAGTAGAAAAAACAGGTGGAAAATCGGATATTAAAATCCCATCTTAA
- a CDS encoding GIY-YIG nuclease family protein, which translates to MKIYYVYILKCSDKTYYTGFTSNLEKRFFEHQKGKHIESYTYKRRPLELVFYCEFTNAGFGIDTEKQIKKWSKAKKEALINDEYEKLPNLAKKKFKK; encoded by the coding sequence ATGAAAATCTATTACGTTTATATTTTAAAATGTTCAGATAAAACATATTATACTGGTTTTACATCAAATTTAGAAAAACGATTTTTTGAGCATCAAAAAGGAAAACATATAGAAAGTTATACATATAAAAGAAGACCTTTGGAATTAGTTTTTTATTGCGAGTTCACAAACGCAGGTTTTGGAATTGATACAGAAAAGCAAATAAAAAAATGGTCTAAAGCTAAAAAGGAAGCTTTAATTAATGATGAATATGAAAAACTCCCTAATTTAGCAAAGAAGAAATTTAAGAAGTGA
- a CDS encoding molybdopterin molybdotransferase MoeA, whose product MISVKEAKNIILKATQNFGVEEIPFLKSVGRILNEDILADRDFPPFNRVSMDGIAIDFEEFSSRLRSNRQLNFKIEGIQGAGSEQITLKNSENCIEVMTGAVLPKNANTVIRYEDLEIENGFAKIIPEGICDAQNVHPKGKDGKVGDLLIKQNTKIAAAEIGVLATVGKSKVKVAKQPKILIISTGDELVGVDEIPLEHQIRRSNVFTLVSLLERLHIPSEAAHITDDKPILKQKIATYLQEYDVLLFSGAVSKGKFDFLPQVFDKLGVEKLFHKIAQRPGKPFFYGKTDKCNVFGFPGNPISTFVNCLAYFYPWYYKSVGVEVEEETAILAEDFAFKPNLTYFLQVKLSYKFGHLVATPITGNGSGDLASLVNADAFIQLPNDKNEFKSGEVFPIIRYR is encoded by the coding sequence ATGATTTCAGTAAAAGAAGCAAAAAATATAATTTTAAAGGCAACTCAAAATTTTGGAGTTGAAGAAATTCCGTTTCTAAAATCTGTTGGTAGAATTTTAAATGAAGACATACTTGCAGATAGAGATTTCCCTCCATTTAATAGAGTTTCTATGGACGGAATTGCAATTGATTTCGAAGAATTTAGTTCTCGACTGCGCTCGAACAGACAGTTAAATTTTAAAATTGAAGGAATTCAAGGTGCAGGAAGTGAGCAAATAACTTTAAAAAATTCAGAAAATTGTATTGAAGTTATGACTGGTGCAGTTTTGCCAAAAAACGCAAATACAGTAATTCGTTACGAAGATTTAGAAATAGAAAATGGGTTTGCAAAAATAATACCTGAAGGCATCTGCGATGCCCAAAACGTTCATCCGAAAGGAAAAGACGGAAAAGTTGGCGATTTATTAATCAAACAAAATACAAAAATAGCAGCAGCAGAAATTGGTGTTTTAGCAACCGTTGGAAAATCCAAAGTAAAAGTTGCAAAACAACCAAAAATACTAATTATTTCCACTGGAGATGAATTGGTTGGTGTAGATGAAATTCCTTTAGAACATCAAATAAGAAGAAGCAATGTTTTTACATTGGTTTCATTATTAGAAAGATTGCATATTCCTTCTGAAGCTGCTCATATTACAGATGATAAACCCATTTTAAAACAAAAAATAGCAACCTATTTACAAGAATATGACGTTTTGCTTTTCAGTGGAGCAGTAAGCAAAGGAAAATTCGATTTTTTACCCCAAGTTTTTGATAAATTAGGAGTAGAGAAATTGTTTCACAAAATTGCACAAAGACCTGGGAAACCTTTTTTCTATGGAAAAACAGATAAATGCAACGTCTTCGGATTTCCAGGAAACCCAATTTCGACATTTGTAAATTGTTTGGCGTATTTTTATCCTTGGTATTATAAATCAGTTGGAGTAGAAGTTGAAGAAGAAACCGCAATTTTAGCAGAAGATTTTGCCTTTAAACCAAACTTAACTTATTTTTTACAAGTAAAATTAAGTTACAAATTTGGGCATTTAGTGGCAACTCCAATTACTGGAAATGGTTCTGGAGATTTAGCAAGTTTGGTAAATGCAGATGCTTTTATTCAATTGCCAAATGATAAAAATGAATTTAAAAGTGGAGAAGTTTTTCCAATAATAAGATATAGATAA
- the moaA gene encoding GTP 3',8-cyclase MoaA, which produces MSKLIDNFGRQMEYVRLAVTDRCNLRCQYCMPAHGIAIVPREELLSYKEMYRLIRVLTELGVTKVRLTGGEPFVRKDFVGFLKMLSYNDLLDAINITTNGAMISQHIPTIEKLEKVKHINLSIDSLQQEKFAKITRRDVFPEVYKTFELLEKSSLNLKLNVVVQSGFNTDEIVDFVRLTKDKNVAVRFIEEMPFNGKGQRDMQENWTFKKILNEIKTEFDVQEIKSEKSSTSRNYKVENHVGSVGIIPAFTRTICNDCNRIRITSTGTFKNCLFDDGVFNLRDFIRKGASNNDLAALFLSLVKQKPENGFIAEANRKKGGVSESMSTIGG; this is translated from the coding sequence ATGAGCAAATTAATAGACAATTTCGGGCGACAAATGGAGTACGTACGTTTGGCGGTTACAGATCGTTGTAACTTACGTTGCCAATATTGTATGCCTGCTCATGGAATAGCTATTGTACCAAGAGAAGAACTACTTTCTTACAAAGAAATGTATCGTTTAATTCGTGTTTTAACAGAATTGGGTGTTACAAAAGTGCGTTTAACTGGTGGAGAACCTTTTGTTCGTAAAGATTTTGTCGGTTTTTTAAAAATGCTGTCTTATAACGATTTGTTAGACGCAATTAATATCACCACAAATGGCGCAATGATTTCTCAACATATTCCAACCATTGAAAAGTTAGAGAAAGTAAAACACATCAACTTAAGTATTGACAGTTTACAGCAAGAAAAATTCGCTAAAATTACAAGAAGAGATGTTTTTCCTGAAGTGTATAAAACATTCGAATTACTAGAAAAAAGCAGTTTAAATTTAAAACTAAATGTTGTTGTACAATCTGGTTTTAATACGGATGAAATTGTGGATTTTGTAAGATTAACGAAAGATAAAAATGTGGCTGTTCGTTTTATTGAAGAAATGCCTTTCAATGGAAAAGGACAACGAGATATGCAAGAAAATTGGACGTTCAAGAAGATTTTAAACGAGATAAAAACGGAGTTTGATGTTCAAGAAATTAAATCTGAAAAATCATCAACTTCAAGAAATTATAAAGTTGAAAATCATGTAGGTTCTGTGGGAATTATTCCTGCATTTACAAGAACAATTTGTAACGATTGTAATCGAATTAGAATTACAAGTACAGGAACTTTTAAAAACTGTTTGTTTGATGATGGCGTTTTTAATTTGCGTGATTTTATAAGAAAAGGAGCTTCCAATAACGATTTAGCAGCACTTTTTTTATCTTTAGTAAAACAAAAACCAGAAAACGGATTTATAGCAGAAGCAAATCGTAAAAAAGGTGGCGTTTCTGAAAGTATGAGTACAATTGGAGGGTAA
- a CDS encoding YeeE/YedE thiosulfate transporter family protein, giving the protein MKNIKFLILGIFFAIVLSKTQAISWYRFYEMFRFQSFHMYGIIGGAVVLSAIIMQLFKSGKVKDMNGNKIVPKPKKKGFISTILGGTLFGLGWGISGACAAPIFVILGFKFLPALILLVGALLGAFLYGIVSKKLPN; this is encoded by the coding sequence ATGAAAAACATTAAATTTTTAATTCTCGGAATCTTTTTCGCAATTGTATTAAGTAAAACCCAAGCCATTTCTTGGTATCGATTTTACGAAATGTTCCGTTTTCAATCTTTCCATATGTATGGAATTATTGGAGGAGCAGTTGTATTATCCGCAATAATAATGCAACTGTTTAAAAGCGGAAAAGTAAAAGATATGAATGGAAATAAAATTGTTCCAAAACCAAAGAAAAAAGGTTTTATTAGTACTATTTTAGGAGGAACATTATTTGGTTTAGGCTGGGGAATTTCTGGAGCCTGTGCAGCACCAATTTTTGTAATTCTTGGATTTAAATTTTTACCAGCTTTAATTTTATTAGTAGGTGCACTTTTAGGAGCTTTTTTATATGGAATTGTAAGTAAAAAACTTCCAAATTAG
- a CDS encoding YeeE/YedE family protein translates to MDFILQPWPWFVGGPLIALSLFLYFYFGKNFGASTNFETLCTMVGAGKVSNYFKKDWKERDFALLFVVGLVIGGFISATYLIPSQSIDLNPKTVQELTDLGFSNVANQYFPDEIFSEDVVFSLKGFLILILSGVLIGFGTRYAGGCTSGHAITGLSSLQLPSLLAVIGFFIGGIIAAWFVIPVLF, encoded by the coding sequence ATGGATTTTATTTTACAACCTTGGCCTTGGTTTGTTGGAGGGCCATTAATTGCACTATCACTTTTTCTCTATTTTTATTTTGGAAAAAATTTCGGGGCATCCACAAATTTCGAAACATTATGCACCATGGTTGGCGCAGGAAAAGTGTCTAATTATTTTAAAAAAGATTGGAAAGAACGTGATTTTGCATTGCTTTTTGTAGTTGGACTAGTTATTGGTGGTTTTATTTCTGCGACGTATTTAATTCCGAGTCAAAGCATAGATTTAAACCCAAAAACAGTGCAAGAATTAACAGATTTAGGGTTTAGTAATGTTGCGAATCAGTATTTTCCCGATGAAATTTTTAGCGAAGATGTCGTTTTTTCTTTAAAAGGATTTTTAATATTAATTTTATCTGGAGTTTTAATCGGTTTTGGAACACGCTATGCAGGTGGTTGCACTTCTGGGCACGCAATTACTGGTTTAAGTAGTTTACAATTACCGTCTTTATTAGCTGTAATTGGTTTTTTTATTGGCGGTATTATTGCGGCTTGGTTTGTAATTCCAGTCTTGTTTTAG
- a CDS encoding 3-deoxy-D-manno-octulosonic acid transferase, which yields MKFLYDFAIFLASLLLPIAAIFNKKIKLFVDGRKETFSKIEALKKEKVIWFHAASLGEFEQARPIIEALKKKAKKYKILVTFFSPSGYEIRKNYKLADVICYLPLDSKSNAKKFVKVLNPELAVFIKYEFWPNFLNELENKKISTILVSGILREKQVFFKNYGKFMRKSLEAFHHFFVQDLNSQKLLNSINFNNVTVAGDTRFDRVSKILEQDNSLDFINRFKDNKYTIVAGSTWAADEELLVNYINNTALEDEKFIIAPHNIKADAILELQKSINKKVVKYSDVCSSLSRKPVLSKVEMLKKNSIEKSKNLADYQVFIIDTIGILTKIYATADIAYVGGGLKTGLHNILEPATFGIPVVIGNKYDKFKEAVDLVKIGGCLSVKNQQELTSTFKDLKNDISFRNLTGIINKKYIEDNLGATKLIMNYINNTI from the coding sequence ATGAAATTTTTGTACGATTTTGCAATTTTTTTAGCATCACTATTATTGCCAATAGCTGCCATCTTTAATAAAAAAATAAAACTTTTTGTTGATGGAAGAAAAGAAACTTTCTCTAAAATTGAAGCTTTAAAAAAAGAAAAAGTTATTTGGTTTCATGCAGCTTCTTTAGGGGAATTTGAACAAGCAAGACCCATTATTGAAGCTTTAAAAAAGAAGGCTAAAAAATATAAAATTTTAGTTACTTTTTTCTCGCCCTCAGGTTACGAAATTCGAAAGAATTATAAGTTAGCAGACGTAATTTGTTATTTGCCATTAGACTCTAAATCGAATGCGAAAAAATTTGTAAAAGTTCTTAACCCAGAATTGGCAGTTTTTATAAAATATGAATTTTGGCCCAATTTCTTAAATGAATTAGAAAATAAGAAAATTTCTACTATTTTAGTTTCAGGAATTTTAAGAGAAAAGCAAGTTTTTTTTAAGAATTATGGTAAATTTATGCGAAAATCTTTGGAGGCATTTCATCACTTTTTTGTACAAGACTTAAATTCACAAAAATTACTAAATTCTATCAATTTTAATAATGTAACAGTTGCTGGAGATACACGTTTCGATAGAGTTTCTAAAATTTTAGAACAAGACAATTCGTTAGACTTTATCAATCGATTTAAAGACAATAAATACACAATTGTTGCAGGAAGTACTTGGGCAGCAGACGAAGAGTTATTAGTAAACTATATTAATAATACAGCTTTAGAAGATGAGAAATTTATTATTGCACCACATAATATTAAAGCTGATGCAATTTTAGAATTACAAAAATCAATCAATAAAAAAGTTGTTAAATATTCTGATGTCTGTTCGAGTCTTTCGAGGAAGCCTGTATTGAGCAAAGTCGAAATGCTCAAGAAGAATTCCATCGAGAAATCTAAAAATTTAGCAGATTATCAAGTTTTTATAATCGATACCATTGGTATTCTAACCAAAATTTATGCTACTGCAGATATTGCCTATGTTGGTGGAGGTTTAAAAACAGGTTTGCATAATATTTTAGAACCAGCAACTTTCGGAATTCCTGTAGTTATTGGAAATAAATACGACAAATTTAAAGAAGCTGTAGATTTGGTAAAAATTGGAGGTTGTCTTTCAGTAAAAAATCAACAAGAATTAACGTCTACTTTTAAAGATTTGAAGAATGATATTAGCTTTAGAAACTTAACAGGAATTATCAACAAAAAATATATTGAAGATAATTTAGGAGCAACAAAATTAATTATGAATTATATTAACAATACTATTTAG
- the rpmA gene encoding 50S ribosomal protein L27, with translation MAHKKGVGSSKNGRESESKRLGVKIFGGQAAIAGNIIVRQRGTTHNPGENVYMGKDHTLHAKVDGIVEFQKKRDNRSYVSITPFEA, from the coding sequence ATGGCACATAAAAAAGGTGTAGGTAGTTCAAAGAATGGTAGAGAATCAGAATCGAAACGTTTAGGCGTAAAGATTTTTGGTGGTCAAGCAGCAATTGCTGGTAACATTATTGTTCGTCAAAGAGGAACTACACACAATCCAGGAGAAAACGTTTACATGGGTAAAGATCATACTTTACATGCAAAGGTTGATGGAATCGTAGAATTTCAAAAGAAAAGAGATAATAGATCTTACGTTTCTATTACTCCATTCGAAGCTTAG
- the rplU gene encoding 50S ribosomal protein L21 — protein sequence MYAIVEIAGQQFKVAKDQKVYVHRLKGEEGSKVTFDNVLLLDDAGNVTLGAPAIEGASVTAQILNHLKGDKVIVFKKKRRKGYQKKNGHRQALSEIQIESIAASGTKKAAPKKAEAKKEVPKVEKKEATKKATPKKATKKGDDLKKIEGAGPKAAEALVAAGIDTFAKVAKTDAAKLSEILTEASSRLSHIVTDTWPKQAGLAAEGKWDELKELQDRLDGGIEK from the coding sequence ATGTACGCAATCGTAGAGATAGCAGGGCAGCAGTTTAAAGTTGCAAAAGACCAAAAAGTATACGTACACCGTTTAAAAGGAGAGGAAGGATCGAAAGTAACTTTCGATAATGTTCTTTTACTTGACGACGCAGGTAACGTAACTCTTGGCGCCCCAGCTATAGAAGGAGCTTCAGTAACAGCTCAAATTTTAAATCACTTAAAAGGTGATAAAGTAATCGTTTTCAAAAAGAAAAGAAGAAAAGGTTACCAAAAGAAAAATGGTCACAGACAAGCTTTAAGCGAGATTCAAATTGAATCTATTGCAGCTTCTGGTACTAAAAAAGCGGCTCCTAAAAAAGCAGAAGCTAAAAAAGAAGTTCCAAAAGTAGAGAAGAAAGAAGCTACTAAAAAAGCAACTCCCAAAAAAGCTACTAAAAAAGGCGACGATTTAAAGAAAATTGAAGGTGCTGGACCTAAAGCTGCAGAGGCTTTAGTTGCTGCAGGTATCGATACTTTTGCAAAAGTAGCAAAAACAGATGCTGCTAAATTAAGTGAAATCTTAACAGAGGCAAGCTCAAGATTATCTCATATCGTAACAGATACTTGGCCAAAGCAAGCAGGTTTAGCTGCAGAAGGTAAATGGGATGAATTAAAAGAATTACAAGATAGATTAGATGGTGGTATTGAAAAATAA
- a CDS encoding M16 family metallopeptidase: MKKSILTLASALLVAFSASAQKVEFEEYDLDNGMHVILHQDNSAPVVITSVMYGVGGKDGNRKRTGFAHFFEHLLFEGTKNIGKGEWFKIVSSNGGRNNANTSQDRTYYYEIFPSNKLELGLWMESERLLHPIIKQQGVDTQNEVVKEEKRQGIRPYSNLVNEISKNIFKVHPYKDPNIGYMKDLDAATLEEFLAFNKKYYVPNNATLVVAGDIDFATTKKMIKDYFGPIPRGAEVVRTFPKEEPITKEFTAKAYDENIQIPAVVVAYRTPSFKTRDSKVLDMISTYLSGGKSSVLYKKMVDTKKMALAAQAVNLSQQDYGIYALFALPLGEVTLDALVKEMDEEILKIQTDLISERDFQKIQNQFENNYVNANSSVVGIAESLASYHVMYGNTNLINSEIEVYRSITREEIREVAKKYLNKNQRLILDYLPKKK; this comes from the coding sequence ATGAAAAAAAGTATTTTAACTCTGGCTTCAGCTTTGTTAGTTGCGTTTTCTGCAAGTGCACAAAAAGTTGAATTTGAGGAGTATGATTTAGACAATGGAATGCATGTAATATTGCATCAAGATAACTCTGCACCTGTTGTAATTACCTCTGTAATGTATGGTGTTGGTGGTAAAGATGGAAACAGAAAAAGAACTGGTTTTGCACACTTTTTCGAACATCTTTTATTTGAAGGCACAAAAAACATTGGAAAAGGAGAATGGTTTAAAATTGTGTCTTCTAATGGTGGTAGAAACAATGCGAACACTTCTCAAGATAGAACTTACTATTATGAAATATTTCCATCTAACAAATTAGAATTAGGTTTATGGATGGAATCTGAACGCTTATTACATCCAATTATTAAACAGCAAGGTGTAGATACACAAAACGAAGTTGTAAAAGAAGAAAAGAGGCAAGGAATAAGACCTTACTCTAATTTAGTAAATGAGATTAGTAAAAATATATTTAAAGTACACCCTTACAAAGACCCTAATATTGGTTACATGAAAGATTTAGATGCTGCAACTTTAGAAGAGTTTTTAGCATTTAATAAAAAATATTATGTACCAAACAATGCTACCTTAGTAGTTGCTGGTGATATTGATTTTGCTACAACAAAGAAAATGATTAAAGATTACTTTGGTCCAATTCCAAGAGGAGCAGAAGTAGTTAGAACTTTCCCAAAAGAAGAACCAATTACCAAAGAATTTACAGCAAAAGCTTATGATGAAAATATTCAAATACCTGCTGTTGTTGTTGCTTATAGAACACCTTCTTTTAAAACAAGAGACTCTAAAGTCTTAGATATGATTTCTACCTATTTAAGTGGTGGTAAAAGTTCTGTACTTTACAAAAAAATGGTAGATACTAAAAAAATGGCATTGGCAGCACAGGCTGTAAATCTAAGTCAGCAAGATTATGGTATTTATGCACTTTTTGCACTTCCTTTAGGAGAAGTAACTTTAGATGCTTTAGTAAAAGAGATGGATGAAGAAATTTTAAAGATTCAAACAGATTTAATTTCTGAAAGAGATTTTCAAAAAATACAAAATCAGTTCGAAAACAACTATGTAAATGCAAATTCTAGCGTAGTTGGTATTGCAGAATCTTTAGCTAGTTACCATGTTATGTATGGAAATACGAATTTAATTAATTCAGAAATTGAAGTATATAGATCTATAACTCGCGAAGAAATTAGAGAAGTTGCAAAAAAATACTTAAATAAAAACCAAAGATTAATCTTAGATTATTTACCTAAGAAAAAATAA
- a CDS encoding M16 family metallopeptidase, whose translation MKTKILLLIAIITMSFATNAQIDRSKMPTPGPDPVIKLGEAKKFSLDNGLTVIMVENHKLPRVSATLEIDNKPYFEGEIAGVSDMMGSLLGRGTTNISKDDFNEKVDYLGANVGFFSSGASARSLKKYFPEVLGLMADGIKNSQFTQEEFDKEKKVTLESLKATEKNIPAIASRVERLLVYGKKHPNGQFTSKESINKITLQNVKDNFNTYYRPNNAYLVIVGDINPNETKELVKKLFSDWKKGVIPVSSFPKPENVSTTEIDFVNMPTAKQSEVSIVNSIDLTLGDKDYYAALLANKILGGGGSARLFNNLREDKAYTYGSYSSISQSRQTGVFKAYASVRNMVTDSSIVEIQKEINKIRYQKVSEKELQDAKEEYIGNFVMNVQKPETAANFELKIALYNLPEDFYANYIKNINSVTVDDVQNAAIKYFRGDKARIVVTGKGIDVLKNLEKTDYVIKYFDKEGNPTTKPAMTLPIPDGMTAETVINKYLEAIGGKDKVMDVKTTMMVANATIQGTPLVMKIKALSPNKSSQEISVMGNVMQKTVFNGTTGFSESRGQKTPMTPEQIAEAKSGNAIFSDLAYTTGKLVRIEPIDGKNAIVLKYNDTDIYYDMTSGLKVKEVKTVKTPDGKEIETPTVYSDYKAVNGIMFPHSIGIQNGPMSFDFKVKEIKINEGVSEADFK comes from the coding sequence ATGAAGACAAAAATTTTATTATTAATAGCAATTATAACAATGTCTTTTGCCACAAATGCGCAAATAGACAGAAGTAAAATGCCTACTCCAGGACCAGATCCTGTTATAAAATTAGGCGAAGCAAAAAAATTCTCTTTAGACAATGGCTTAACAGTAATTATGGTAGAAAACCATAAATTACCGAGAGTTTCTGCTACTTTAGAAATAGACAACAAACCTTACTTTGAAGGAGAAATTGCTGGAGTTTCTGACATGATGGGTAGTTTACTGGGAAGAGGAACTACAAATATCTCTAAAGACGATTTTAACGAGAAAGTAGACTATTTAGGTGCAAATGTAGGCTTTTTTAGCTCTGGCGCTTCTGCTAGATCTTTAAAAAAATACTTCCCTGAAGTATTGGGTTTAATGGCAGATGGTATAAAAAACTCTCAATTTACTCAAGAAGAATTCGATAAAGAAAAAAAAGTAACTTTAGAAAGCTTAAAAGCTACAGAGAAAAACATTCCTGCGATTGCAAGCAGAGTTGAAAGACTTTTAGTCTATGGTAAAAAACATCCTAATGGACAATTTACAAGCAAAGAATCTATAAACAAAATTACATTACAAAATGTTAAAGACAACTTTAATACTTACTATAGACCAAACAATGCCTATTTAGTTATTGTTGGAGATATTAACCCAAATGAAACAAAAGAATTAGTGAAAAAGCTGTTTTCTGATTGGAAGAAAGGAGTAATCCCTGTTTCTAGTTTTCCAAAACCAGAAAATGTTTCTACTACAGAAATTGATTTTGTGAACATGCCAACAGCAAAACAATCTGAAGTTTCAATTGTAAATTCAATAGATTTAACTCTAGGAGATAAAGATTATTATGCTGCTTTATTAGCAAATAAAATTCTTGGAGGTGGTGGTTCTGCCAGACTTTTTAATAATTTAAGAGAAGACAAAGCATACACTTATGGTTCTTACTCTAGTATTAGCCAAAGTAGACAAACTGGCGTTTTTAAAGCTTATGCAAGTGTAAGAAATATGGTAACTGATAGCTCTATTGTAGAAATACAAAAAGAAATTAATAAAATTCGTTACCAGAAAGTATCCGAAAAAGAACTACAAGATGCTAAAGAAGAGTACATTGGTAATTTTGTAATGAATGTTCAAAAGCCTGAAACCGCAGCTAACTTTGAATTAAAGATCGCACTTTATAATTTACCAGAAGATTTTTATGCAAACTATATTAAAAATATTAACTCTGTAACTGTAGATGATGTACAAAATGCTGCAATTAAATATTTTAGAGGAGATAAAGCAAGAATTGTTGTTACTGGAAAAGGAATAGATGTTCTAAAAAATCTTGAAAAAACAGACTACGTTATTAAATATTTCGACAAAGAAGGAAATCCTACTACAAAACCAGCAATGACTTTGCCAATTCCTGATGGAATGACAGCTGAAACTGTAATAAATAAATATTTAGAAGCCATTGGAGGTAAAGACAAGGTAATGGATGTTAAAACTACAATGATGGTTGCCAACGCAACGATTCAAGGAACTCCTTTGGTTATGAAAATAAAAGCGTTATCTCCAAACAAATCTTCGCAAGAAATTTCTGTTATGGGTAATGTAATGCAAAAAACTGTTTTTAATGGTACTACTGGATTTTCCGAATCTAGAGGTCAAAAAACACCTATGACTCCAGAACAAATTGCAGAAGCAAAAAGTGGAAATGCTATTTTTAGCGATTTAGCATATACAACTGGTAAATTAGTAAGAATTGAGCCTATAGATGGCAAAAATGCAATTGTTTTAAAATATAATGATACTGATATTTATTATGATATGACTTCTGGTTTAAAAGTAAAAGAAGTAAAAACTGTAAAAACACCCGATGGAAAAGAAATAGAAACTCCAACTGTTTATTCAGATTATAAAGCAGTAAATGGAATTATGTTCCCTCATTCTATTGGCATACAAAATGGTCCAATGTCGTTTGATTTTAAAGTAAAAGAAATTAAAATAAACGAAGGAGTCTCTGAAGCTGATTTTAAATAA
- a CDS encoding DMT family transporter, producing MSNQQQKWLYLCLLSLVWGSSFILMKKALLGVTPIQLGALRMLFTAIFLLSVAPKSLKKIQKKHYKYIVYTALAGTFIPGFLFAFAITSIDSAVVSILNSLTPFFTLILGALIFGFAFKRTQLYGILIGLVGTLILILNGAVVNPNQNYWFALLIIIASVGYAFNANMVKKYLHDLNALSIVTGNFLLLIVPALIVLAFTGFFSTFSFQDKILIKSLGYLVVLSVLGTGVAKTIYNKLVHISDPVFSSSVTYLIPLVAIFWGVLDGEKLSPLQIFAGSIILLGVYLVNKKK from the coding sequence ATGAGCAATCAGCAACAAAAATGGCTTTATCTATGTTTACTTTCCTTAGTTTGGGGAAGTTCTTTTATTTTGATGAAAAAAGCGTTGTTGGGTGTTACTCCAATTCAATTAGGAGCATTAAGAATGCTTTTTACAGCGATTTTTCTACTTTCTGTTGCACCAAAATCTTTAAAGAAAATTCAGAAAAAACATTATAAGTATATTGTTTATACTGCTTTAGCAGGAACTTTTATTCCTGGTTTCTTATTTGCATTTGCAATTACAAGTATAGATAGTGCTGTGGTTTCTATTTTAAATTCACTAACGCCTTTTTTTACCTTAATTTTAGGTGCTCTTATCTTTGGTTTTGCGTTTAAAAGAACACAGTTATATGGTATTTTAATTGGTTTGGTGGGTACTTTAATTTTAATATTGAATGGAGCTGTTGTAAACCCGAATCAGAATTATTGGTTTGCTTTGTTAATTATTATTGCTTCTGTTGGTTACGCTTTTAATGCAAATATGGTAAAGAAGTATTTACATGATTTAAATGCGCTTTCTATTGTAACTGGTAATTTTTTATTGCTAATTGTTCCAGCACTTATTGTTTTAGCATTTACAGGTTTCTTTTCAACTTTTAGTTTTCAAGATAAAATTTTAATAAAGTCTTTAGGGTATTTGGTGGTTTTATCGGTTCTAGGCACTGGAGTTGCAAAAACAATTTATAACAAATTGGTTCATATTTCAGACCCTGTTTTTTCTTCTTCTGTAACCTATTTAATTCCATTAGTGGCAATTTTTTGGGGAGTGTTAGATGGAGAAAAGTTAAGTCCGCTTCAAATATTTGCAGGAAGCATTATTTTGTTGGGGGTTTATTTGGTGAATAAGAAGAAGTAG